The sequence cctgacttgtctcgttgtgcccttgggaaaggcacttaacaggaCTTTTCCCACTTCACTCAGATGAAAGTGAGTagctagcttcggttagggacgtccctcagataggacgttaaatggaggccccgtttgtaggagagccacaccccgagcacgtaaaataacccaacaaGCTTtatgaaaagagtaggggtccaatGATTTGAATTAGTGTAGCTAAGTTGACCTTGATCATGTTTACATCTTCTACTTTCCTGCATCTTTGTTCCGGATGACAACAACCCTACCATAGAGTAATGACAAGTCGCTTCTCGTATTTGACCTGGACAATGTCCGTATTTTCGTCTTTCCTGCAGCTTTGTTTCCGGTGATAAGAGTCCTAACGGCAAGCCTCTTCTTTTGGTGGGCGGGACGTCCAGTGGTACCGTGTCCATATACGAAGTGATGGAATCTGCGGTAACCGCCAAAGTATGTAAAATCATATTAAGGACATAATAACTTTCAGTctaagggaaatatgaatatGCTACAATATAGAGTTAGTTAACTTATTACGAGTCAGACAGTTCAGACTATCAAAAAGACACCTCTAATGTAGAATCTTGCCGATAAGCTGTTTTATAAGAACATGCCGTGGACTACTAAATGTAAAGTTGGGAAGTACTGCATGCTTCACGTTTGATGTTGATCGTCTTTTGCTTTGACAAGGAATGTGAAAAAATGCCCATGAATCTTTTAAGATGTTTTCATCCTTTCGTTGTAATTTCGGTAAAGGAAAGCAAGAAGTAAAACTTCCGTCTACAATGAAGGCTGGACCGATGCTCTGCACATTAATGATGTATTTTGTGCTACTTTCACAGGCTACCACCACGGGAACAACTGACCTGTATCTGTCGCTGACCACCATTCTGTGTCTCTTGGTCCTCCGTGGCTAACTACAACATATACCTCAACATATGTCTTATGTCTTCAAAACATGTCTGAGGCAGGGTTTAGCATCTTTGGTATTTGTGGAGATTCAACCATTCCAGGAAGTTATCATGTCAACGTTATGGAAATAATCAATAGAGTAGTAAATTATTAAATATATCGGAGAGATTTTTTGTGAGGAATGTAAATGTACTAATCTGTATATCATTGACATTTAGTATTTTTAGGTCTTGAAATAGCTGCATGTGAGCCAAAGTTAAATGCAGCTGCTattcttgtgaatttcttttggaggGTTATAACAGTGAAGTGTTGTGCAGTAGGCGCGTCCCCAAACAATGTTATAGTAAGTCAAGTATCGTTAAATTAGGCTGATATATATAGTTGTGAGAGTCTTTTGAAGTAATCAAGGAGGTTCCATTACATAACCTTGATGTAATGCTCAATGTACATTGAACCATGGCACTGAAAGatccatacattttgtacagaagCGTTTGCCAGAGCTGTATGAGTTGTATTTCTCCATCACAAGGAATTAAAGCAGTACATTTAtctatcttatttatttatcaatctattTATCAACATGTATGTTACTCTTGGACTTAGGCTGCATTTGCCCCATGTTTTGAATCCTGACCTGTATGTCCCAACCATGGGTCTTTGATTTTAACATTGAGATATGTGAGGCTTTCTTGATGAGTAGTTTTCTGTCATAAAATTCATGCCGTATGTTGGCATTGAATTATGCATTTCCAATAAAGACATGATGCAAAAAGTCATGCTTCAGCATTGCTTTttaatttgtttcaaaattaCTTTCATGATAGTACACAAATGGTCAACTCTAGAGCTTTGATACTGTGGGAGTGATAACAGATGACTACCCTACTATTGTAATTAGTTCTCCCTAAGATACAAAGTTGTGGCATTTATCAGATATTGTTGCTACAGAGCAGGTCTTCTACGTACCTTCTAGGTAACGATCCCCCTAGGCCTCACAAAGACATTAATATTCCTTCATATATTCTCTGAACAGACTTTCAGCCATGGACTTGTCTTACATATAAAACGTGTGCTTACAAATAAACCTTTTAGATTTATTAGATATCATTCCCTTGAAGCACTAGAGGGAACAGAAATTTACCAATGTCTCCTTTAAGGACTACAGAGTAGTAGCTGGCATCTTTTTTCTCTATCATTCTCACTTAGGCCTTTAAATGTGGAGCTAGTTCATTCACTACTGGCACATTCATATATGTGCATTATGCATCTTCTCACTTGGGAATTTAAGGAcagtgaagaaaaaaacttaatgtatgttgtacatgtcaAATGGGAGTCCTTTTTGTTTGGGCTGCTATACAGTTTAGCACATAAATGCTCTCAAACACCTTCCCATCAAAAGTGGTATATTGTAAGGTTTGCCATATTTACACAACCTGGAAAAGACTATTTGACACGTCCAACTTGAAgcacattttacatgtatcacATTGCCTCTGTGAAAATGCACACAGCATATTAATTGATTAGCAAATCTCAACCCAACAAAGTGTTCTTGTTACAGGAAAAGTGACAGTAGATTCCTCCCTATTCTGAGAGGTTACTGCAGGGCCACATTAGCAGCCTGTAAGTAACCCTGCAGGAACAGTGCTGCTTTAGCATCCAGGCCTGAACTGATCATGCCAGGAATCTGAAATGGTAAAAGAACAAGAAGTCTGGGTTACATCTCTTTCACCCAAGTACATGAAGATTAACAAGTTCAAAAAATTATGACGACTGAACTATTGAGCTAGCTACTGTCACTCAACTGAGCATTTCTCTTTTTGCTATCTGTTATGTTTAAGTTCAATGGATGAAGTGTTCTTTTAAGACAGCAAGAAGCCTATTGACTAAACATCTTACATGCATCTTAAGTCATATTAAATAATATATCAGTTCTAtttgtgtatatataaatatagtGTTAGTActaatattttgtgtgtgtgtgtggtggagGAGCaaagttattattttttttcattacttcATATGATTTATTTGTGTTAAATCTCACCTTTCCAGCACACGTTGTACTAAGTTTATGCAAACTCTGTGCCAGGAAGATTTTGGGTTCTGCTACAGCCCCACTGAGGGGATCGTGGGTGTTCTTCCCAGAGAACACCAGTTTGGAGTATGCAGTCTGGTAACCGGGCGTGTCTTCAATCTCGATGAAGTGTTCGTCGTCAGGGACGCTGTCATCCTCGGGGAGTTCAAACAGACCAATCAGGGCCTGTAGCAGGGGCGTCCTGGAGAGGGTTACACAACAATCACAGTCATATCATACAGGAAAAGCAAGAGACTCATGATGAACAATGCTGTGGGGGAATATTCTGTACAGGACTACTGTAGATGTCGAAATGcttcttctgtcttctgtccatctacccccttgtttcaactgtgagttaaataccattgtgtacactccattttctccccacagcgaaattaaatccacacCAACTTAAAAGGTATTTACAGTAACTCAGAGCTAACTTGATTATCGAAAAACAGTTGAGATGATCATCCTTCAGTTAGTACAACAAAGGGTTTAcataatttgacaatgtatagatgtatctgacatgtatacttttcttttgttgtgacctgtacccagtgggtatatgtgtacaattatgaaagatcttcattcattcattaaaatgcATAGGAGTGACACTGTACACTGTGGCCCATCAATACTTTTAAAGGCCACTTCCAGTTACAAATAATATGACAAAGCTTCTCAAAAGTCCTCACCAATGGGCCTGGTACTCTCCCAACATGGCAGGACAGTCAGTCAGCAGTTTGGTAATGCCCACAGCACAGATTTTCCTCTCTGTGTGGCCAGAAACCTTCTGCACATCCTGCAAAAACAACTTCTCCAGGACCATGCCAAACATCCTGGATAGGAGAGAAAAACATGGTGAGTTTTCTCAGTGGTCAgtttcacctgtcagtgcagCTTATACCAAGGGAAGGAAAGACAACAACTTCATGTAGTAAAAATAAACCAACAAAACAGgcaactgaagaaaaaaatgttatctaacattgctCTTCATCACATCAGAAAACTCAAGTGTATGAAATTTACCCAGAATGTGTACAAGTACTATCTATCCACTTCAAATCAAGTTACAGCTATTGCAAGAAGACTTGCACAATTTTTCATTGTGTAACAATGCATGCTTGTCTGATCATAACTTTAATAACTTACTTTGGCTGTATGCCATCCACCATTTGCACCAAGGCTGTGGCATTGTACTTGATGGAAAACAAGCACATGAACACAAGAAAAcctgaaatgaaaatattgatgatCAGAATAGGCATCAAATACACTGAAGATAACAACAGATCCCAAGCCAGCGGCACTAGGGATATTATAGCAACTCTGTATACAAGAAAGGAATATTTCACTTTCAACTAACATGGCATTTGGAGGGAAATGTCAGGCCCTCTTGGATTATCTATAAATGTCTAGGCTGGGCTGTCTCAAGCTTTAGATTCTTGTCTGGCCCACTCCTTATTTAGAAGCCCCTGTTGTTgacttttgttgttaaatctgtcattttatgtttgcaaaaataaattttcatcaatttgatcTCATGAAGTTCAGTTTTTTTGTCGTGTAATGTGGtgcaatttttgtccgtcccaacaagcaaacttccgtcctgggatggagggacaggtgCTGGAAACATCCATGGTACTAGGTAAAACACAAGATGACATTCGCTAGAACAGCAAAAGGTTCCCAGATTTACCACTACAAGAACAAATACTGAAACAAGACAATGTTATCTTACTCTTGATATACTTTGTTGTTTTGGAACTTTGTAGTCTTTGGAAGAGCAGGAGGAAGATCTGTTTCATGTGGGTGGCCAAGTTAGCTCTGTAAGAGGAACAAGACAGACAACATATTGGAAACTAAACAGACACTTAATATCATAGTCATAACGGCTTAATACATGatatcatttaaaaacaaaacttggTATAATCCATTTCACTTTATGCTCCTTTTAAATTGCACATTCAAAAAAGAATTGCCTTGTATTTTACCAATAatcattcattttcaaaaaatgcCATAGCCAAGCAATTCGTAAATTAATGCATCACAGAAAAATGGGTGCTAAGAGTAAGAGTGAACTAAAGAGGTACATTGTACTCACTCTGGCATGTGTTCTATAAGGCTGTTCAGAAGGTAGAAGCCCTCGTGGTCATTAGCCTTGGAGGCGATCAGCTTCTGGAACACTCCAAGAATGCTTGGCTGGAAAGGAAATGCCTTTAACTCGCTATACCTGACCTCTCAATTTGTAAGCTGAATTCgattgttgattttaaatgtATATAGTCCTTATTCTCAATGTTGTCTTAAGTACAAAGTagtattgaaatatttcaactgAATTTTGCTATCCTATAATTGTAATGCCCGAACTCCAATTCAGCCATGGGCTGCCATCATTTGcgacatgtgtgaatgtgaattgatgaataaaaaCCAGTACTTCATTACTACAAAGGATACCATATAGAACATTATGGATAGAACAAGCTATCTGTCCATGATGGAAAAGGGATaaagcaaaaaaatacaaatcttaGGAATAACATCCAAAAGCTTTGAAATCTGAACACTAGCATACATTTAACTGCATTTAAAAAGAGTACACATTTTTTGTTAGATGCAGTAAATATAAGTCAAAACTTAACAAATGGTTGCTACAAGGATTTACATCTATGCCAGATATCACTTGACACCAGACCTTAAAGCTACAACTGTATACTGTATGTCTGTACGTACGATTTTCTCTGCAGCTGCGATAGCCTGTGCGCCCTTCTGCAGGTATGCCTGCAGCAGCCTGACCAGCGGTGGAATGTTGCCGCTGCGCTCCCACAGCACCGGCATGAGCAGGTGGGGGAACAGGGCCATGTACGACTCAGGGATCCCATCCACACGGATCTCCAGCAGAAGAGacatgatttgaaagacatacGGGATGAACTCTGGAGGGAAAAACGTACAAAAGTCATTTTAGCACAACTAGTAGctgcctcacagttgagctcttgtTTCCAATTAGTTAAAGACCCATGTagaaatcctgggaagggcatttcGGTTGGGGTTGCACCAGTTTtatggaagggacgtaaaaaggGGGTGATGTGTTCGAGGAAGTGCATTGAGCAAGTGAAAgcggaagggctagcaaccctgtaaaaatataccatgctacagaaacagcaaggaaacttgctgacttacAAGGTGAACAACCACCTTTTACTTAGTTTTACTGTGCAGCGCAGATAATGTAACATAGATTCCACAGTTCATTTAACGTCCAAAGGTAAACTAAAGACTACCGATAAATAAGACATAAATACTTTAAAATTTCTGATTTGTTTCTATTAGCTTCTGTCCCCCACTTGATGTTTTATCCAGAGGAATCAGATGATACCAGGACACTATTCCCAACAAGTCCTTTCCAGTGCCAAATAATGTAATGCAGCATACAGGCACATGTAATATCAAACTacaacagggctgtctccagctgtaaatttttttctgtcccactcattgtttgggagcctatgTTTTGAATTCCTgttgttaaatttgtcatttcaagCATATGAAGATACAGAATTTTCATCAACTTTGGGAAGGATTGAGTGcaatttttgtccgttccaacaagcaaatttccgtccctgAACTACACATGTTCATTCTTCATGCCCTTCTAGCCTTACCTTGCACATCTTGTTGCAACATTTCCTGGAAGGGAGGGAAGAAGGCCTCCTCAAAGCTGGTGACGTCTGCAGGGTTGGCCTTACAGGTGATTCTGGTGGCCAGGCCCAAGGTCTCAAACAGGTAGTGGTTAAAGTGGGGCTTGCTCGGGTtctggaaacacaaaaaaatgtgtcaCAATGAGCATAGAATGCCAATGGTATCTGCATGAACCAAGATTGAGCAATCACTCAGAAACAGAAAGAAATTAGGCTACTTTCAAAAATTATTTCTGGGGTTCTGGAAAAAGGACAAAAGGTTTTACTATGACTGGAATTTGGAAATGAGACAGGATGGACATACCTATGGCCTTTTCAAACTACAATCACTTTTCTGTTACAATTTGAACTTCAAACTGTTCACCATTCAATTAGAATTTCAAACTGTTTCCATTCGAATTCCCAAAGAATTACCCTGTACACAGCTTTACGATGTTCAAACTTCTAGACACCAGGCAATGCAATCTCCTTCTCAAAAAAGGCAATGACAATATCAAAGTTGAAACTCAAGCTAATGTAGCCAAAGTTTGATCGTAAAATGTCCTAACTTTGGCATCTTTTCCCAAGGATCAGGGCAGGTAGAGCCTGAGACGGTTCATTGTttgctgtttctttgtttcatcAAGATCTCTATTAGTGTTCAATTCTAACAAATTTaacactattctacctggagtccGCTAACACACTGAATACATTAAATGAAAGGTAAAGAACAAAATCTTATGCAGAgaattaaacaaaatcaaatgtggcGAATCTAAATTCTTCATGTTATCAGACCCACCTTGGCCACAGCAGTAAGTTTCTCCATGAGTTTGGGTAGGAGTGTTGGTAAGAAGGGGATACTGGACTCCTGCAGCAGGGAAATGGTCCTCAGCACAGTCTTCATCACGTACTCGTTCTCATGGGACCCCGGCAGGGTGAAGGCGTTGAACAGGTTGGTGAGGAGAAGCACTGCCAGGGGCTCCACGTCAGCCTTGGTGATACTGGAAGGTGACGTCAGATTATATTTAGAAATATAGATTCACCAGCCCTTTGTGCACATACGTTCCAGAATAAAAAGTACCTTACAGGAAAGAGGAAAAAATGACCTTACAGGAAAGAGGACGACTTTTGTACTCGATACTCCATAAAATATCATACTGAATGTTGTTCGCAAACCTCAGAATTTCAACATGAGGTCAACCTACACCAGTCTCAATACGGATGCAGAAGCTCTAGGTTTAGGAACACCACAATGCTGTTTCTTGTCCAGTTACCGAATAGCTGATCTTGCTTTTGTTTGTACATAAGAAGTTTTGTAAGAGTAAAATCATGCCTTAATTCAGCGCTTTTGTAGCTGCAATGGCATATTATTGATTGTGTGATTCTACTGTGATTTTATTACTGAAATAAACACTCATTCCATACTATATCCTTGTATTCAAACATAGAATATCTTTTTAACAGCTATGATAATGAGGTAAACAAACTACACAAGGGACTCACACTGGCTTCCCGTTAACCTTGGTGGTGAAGAGCCTCTCCAGGCAGTGTGCTGCGTACGTGTGCACGACACCGCTCTCCGCACACAGGTGGCCTATCAGGAGCGTCAGGCAGGCCTTCAGGTGATCGTGGGACAAGTGGGTGCGGAATGTGGTCACATACTTGATGGCATCTGCTCGCAGGACTGGATGCTCGTTCACTGCAATGataaaatttgaataaaaaatgtcACCTGTAAAGAGCCCTGGAATGGAAtcacattaaccttctccctgctgcctaactctgtaaccaatagagaattgagtgccaaatggctacttcagtgtgctaaaggttaagactGATATATGTAGTCATAAAACTCATAAGTCTACAAGTTCTAGTCGGATCAACCCAGAATTTAACCgtttaaaaatatgttttttcctGCCAACTATTACAAAATGGAACGTGTAGGGGCCTCTTGATGAGAAAGCTTTATACGGCAATTGGAGTCAGACATGAATGGCTCAGGTATGACAAGCAGTTCAGTGTGATACAACCAGCCACTATTGCATGTGTGTAAAGCTTGTATGATATGCTGAAAGGTGTTCATACCAGTTAGCCAGTTCAGATTCAGAGGGTTGTTCTAATTCTATATTGACTATGGGTAAAAAATACTGTCAATGTCGCCATACTTGAGCAGAGAGAACCTCCTTTACTTCTCTACAATAATGACTAATCTCCAAGGATTTTTCCCCACCATTTGGAGCTTGAAGCTCAGTAGCGATGTGACTGGTGAAGAAGTCGGTCAGGTTGACCAGTTCAGAGGCCTGAGTACTGCCCAGTTTGGCCGTCTGTGCTTTGGAGGCAAGAGACGTCACCAGGTAGATAGCCGCATCTTTCTTTCTCCAGTTCTGGGCTGGGTTCATGGCATGTtcctgaaatgttttgtttgaatcaTGGGTTCAAAAAATGTGCCCAGTAAGTAAAATTATCTTGATCACTAATGCATTAAATATGACACTATGACAGATTACCAGAGCATCtccaatccttttttttttctctgcaaACAAAAGTTCAAGAATtccatatcattttttttcttgtttgttcaCAGCAAAAGTCTGATCAACTTTACTAAGAAGTTTTCATCCACTGTTTTAAGCATTCTCTTATTCACTGATGGATGATTTGAAAGGATATCAAAATGCACCCACCGCCAGCATGGCCACGACATAGGCTGAGAAGATCTTTGTGACGGGAGCTTCAAAGAACTTGCAGAGTCCCCGCACAAGGTCGCAGGCGGCGCGGCGCCGCGTGTCGATGTCCGAGCCCTCCAGGTCGCGCCGAATGTACTCCTCAGGGTCGTCCTCAAACAGCTCCTGATCAGAGTCTGGGAACACAGTTCTACTGATCACATCCATAGCAGGCCCTACTTCaccatatatgtatatgtacctaCCCAAAGAACAGAATCTAAGGAGACTGGGCATACGGATCAGCAACTGATTATGACCACTGCAAGCACTAACGATGAACATCACACAAAGAAGGAACGTTTTTGTCACACAAATAATACAAGGGATTGCTGTTATAGTTTACATCTGGGGCATTCGGCATTCGTGTGCTGACTAGTAGGCAAAGGGACGTTAGCAAATCAGATTACTTAACATTTAGACTAATCTTTCGGTAACCACCTGTTTTTGTCCACTACCTGCTTTTTGCCTACCACTGCATCACTGTGATGTCATTGCAATCGCTCGTATTGAACTCATACCATTCTTCACATAGTGCAATCACAGGAGTTTCTCTGACCCACGTACCTCTGAACTCCATGTTGGGAATGATGACCTTCTCACAGATGGAGGACAGGGTGGCTGGGTCCTCAAACAGGTGTTTGTAGTGTGGCCGCTCACACACCGAGGCCAGGAACCCAATGGCATTGCTCACCAGCTGGGCAGGAGGTATGGGATACATCTGCTACTACAACTGttataagctacatgtacatgtacattttcatcttAAAGCAAACAACTATCTTCTAACATGATCCACCATGCACTTCAGCCAAAAAACACCTTATCTTACAATAATCTAGTCAAAGTGAATTTAGCAAGAAAGGATCTCCAAGCATTCAATAAATAGACCTTCAAGAATGAACATTCTGAAATACTGAAgcagtaggggcagtgggttgttatccactgtgtctaaggaACGGCATTGGAGAGCggggcccatccctctccttccactgccttttacctccttaACCGAAGCCAGgttcccatttttacacctgagtggagaaaggaaagttgtgtaaagtgcctttcccaagggcacatcatTGGTGACATACCACGGGATTCGAACAAAGAAGGAACGTTTTTGTCACACACTTTTGTCACACACTGCCAAACACTCTGGCAATATGCTACACAATGTCACTAAAAAGATGTGCTTTAAGCCTTACCAGATCAAACTTGGCCTGCTGTCCTGTAGTGATGAGGAGGTGCCAGATGGCGTCTACAAACTTGGGCAGGTATGGCTGGAACTCCTCGTCGTACTTCTGCGCGTAAAGTGCAACGTTGTCACAGATCTGTGACTTGATCAGCTCCAGTGGACCAGCTTCTCCCTCATCCTGTTCACATGAACAGAACATCCTCCGTAAGTAATAAGCAAATGAAAGTCCAGCAATACATTCTCTAAATCATCCTTGTTTTAAAGTCACAATGTGACAAGTAGAAGTAGTTTATTAAGCCTAAGACCAAACAACTGTAGAGAAAATCACATCGTTTGCGTACAAAAATcctgtatattttgtaataGAAGGAAGGAACTTAACTAAATGATTAACTTTTCCTTACAAAGAGTTCACTCACCAAATGGTCAACCAGACCTCTTTTGTGTTTTTCAGAATAACTAACCTGATGGCTAAGAGACCTTACAGAAGGTGCAGGTTACAGCCTACAGGTGTATGTTCTTGCAGAAGATTTTAAACTACTGACAGTGAAGTTAATAAATTTTTGTGTATACTGATGATACAATGCAAAGTCCTTACATCTGTCATAAGCAGCTTGTTGTCCAGCTGCAGCAAAGTGTGGAATCCTGTCATCCAGGTCTGCATGTTGTCTTCAAAGAACTCTGGCAGGTCCTACATCACAAATTGTAATTTGCGTGACTAAGATCAGAAGAAGGGTACTTTTAACGTGCAATTTGAATGCCATAAAAGAACTGAAACAAAGATTTCAGATTTGATTTCAAAATTCTCAAATattctgatacatgtagttatgtctTTTTCTTACATATCATCTGCTTCAAAAGTAAAAACTTTCTTCCAAATAAAATAATATTCCTAAGAACTGTCCAGAAAGCAGAAAGAAAATCTATAGGCACCATTTCTCGACTTCATCCCATCGCAATTCTTTGCTTTCCAACTGAGGAAAAGTATTCCCACAACAGGAGGCTGTTTCCTACCTGGAAGTTAAGGCTGTAAAAGATCTTGGCGATGAGGGTGAGGGAGCTGAAGACCACCTTAAGGTTGGCTGGCTCGGCGGCACATTTGTTGGCCAGGTCCATGGTAGCCTGCAGAGAAAACAGGTTATTGTATATACTATTAACCCAAGTCTAACAGTTATTCtagcagggatctccctaaagaatggtacagtggcgctcctccatcctgttctaatctcagctccatcctgttgattttcaaagttagggtatttcttccaatatttcTCCAGCTaagcctgtaattttgttaataactggaaatttcagaagtaaagctgaagttgcaggaagtGACTTCCATTTATGTCAGAAAATGGCAAATTGCATCTAACTTTAAGCTGCTCTCCTTTTGGAGGGTGTGctcccccctccagacctcccccctcgcgaCACGTATCCTGTGCTTGGAAACCttcccccatcctgctctatatttctggggagatccctgttCTAGAATTACCGAGACAACGGTAGCATGGCATAGATTACAGAGGTGCTGTACTGCAATATGTGAGATGCATAAATATATAGTACTGGTAATATTGTTCTATAGGGGTGTCCCTACagctcaactagtagaatcctcacagttgagctcctggttctaatcaGCTGGTAACTGGGAGAACCTGTTACAATCCCGGGtaaggacatctcggttgaggctgcgcccatcttttggaagggacgtaaaaaatggcggtcccgtgttcaaggaggtgccgtGAGTATGTTAAAAGGGGATGGGCTggtaacccctccctgtaaagatatagtatcctgctactgaaacagcaaggaaacttactgccctatgtgccactacgCACTACAAGTGTCTGAACGAACAAATATTGTTCTGGTTTAGTGGCGAGGTCTAGCAACATATATTCATACATGTGTTCAAAAGGTAAAGGatatttgtatttgtaccaGGATAGGGGATAAGAGGAAATGTGACAGCTATCATTGGGTTGCTCTTACCGTGAATAGTTCCATCAAAGGTGCCGCAAAAGAGTCCAGCACATACTTGATTTCTGTCCACAACTCGTTGGACTTGAACTCATGCCGGTACCTGAACAGCAGGAGAGACATGAACCTTAATGGCATGACAGCAATCCTTTCTACAACACTTGAAAAACTTCTCTGTACAGGGTTGGCTTTCATCTCAagaacaaaatatcaaatgttcCAAGCTCTCAGTCCCACCTACTGTTTTCGTATactgaaatgcattttagtttgcGTGATTTTTATCTGGCgcaaaggcaaaaatggagtgttcgcggtggcgctatattcacatagtattggacacaaatgtttgcaatagctttaagtttgtggtgaaacggtcgccgcaaattGTGAATATAAAACCTctgcgaaaatttctgcatttacagtaattcaccCCATTATTTATTTTAGAAGACGTTACAGTCCATGATACATATCTTCAACTGATCTTGTCCATAACAAGGTACAAAAGACAAGTCAG comes from Branchiostoma lanceolatum isolate klBraLanc5 chromosome 2, klBraLanc5.hap2, whole genome shotgun sequence and encodes:
- the LOC136427726 gene encoding exportin-2-like, with product MELNDANMQALAGYLQKTFCPDVGERRAAEKFLESVEGHQNYPVLLLHLVDKAEADMTIRVAAAITFKNYIKRNWRIVEDEPNKVSEPDRETVKREIVGLMLRMPEQIQRQLSDAITIIGREDFPAKWPGLVAEMVKKFQSGDFHVINGVLRTAHSIFKRYRHEFKSNELWTEIKYVLDSFAAPLMELFTATMDLANKCAAEPANLKVVFSSLTLIAKIFYSLNFQDLPEFFEDNMQTWMTGFHTLLQLDNKLLMTDDEGEAGPLELIKSQICDNVALYAQKYDEEFQPYLPKFVDAIWHLLITTGQQAKFDLLVSNAIGFLASVCERPHYKHLFEDPATLSSICEKVIIPNMEFRDSDQELFEDDPEEYIRRDLEGSDIDTRRRAACDLVRGLCKFFEAPVTKIFSAYVVAMLAEHAMNPAQNWRKKDAAIYLVTSLASKAQTAKLGSTQASELVNLTDFFTSHIATELQAPNVNEHPVLRADAIKYVTTFRTHLSHDHLKACLTLLIGHLCAESGVVHTYAAHCLERLFTTKVNGKPVITKADVEPLAVLLLTNLFNAFTLPGSHENEYVMKTVLRTISLLQESSIPFLPTLLPKLMEKLTAVAKNPSKPHFNHYLFETLGLATRITCKANPADVTSFEEAFFPPFQEMLQQDVQEFIPYVFQIMSLLLEIRVDGIPESYMALFPHLLMPVLWERSGNIPPLVRLLQAYLQKGAQAIAAAEKIPSILGVFQKLIASKANDHEGFYLLNSLIEHMPEANLATHMKQIFLLLFQRLQSSKTTKYIKSFLVFMCLFSIKYNATALVQMVDGIQPKMFGMVLEKLFLQDVQKVSGHTERKICAVGITKLLTDCPAMLGEYQAHWTPLLQALIGLFELPEDDSVPDDEHFIEIEDTPGYQTAYSKLVFSGKNTHDPLSGAVAEPKIFLAQSLHKLSTTCAGKIPGMISSGLDAKAALFLQGYLQAANVALQ